A single Bacillus sp. HMF5848 DNA region contains:
- a CDS encoding BMP family protein produces the protein MKKRKFGFMLSLALATGTLLAACGGGGADEQTTDENAQNNTDNNTQVEETVDFKVGMVTDVGGIDDKSFNQSAWEGLTKFGQENGLTEGEGYRYLQSTSDVDYEPNLTKFADAGYGLTYGVGFLLENPVQNIAAQFPESNFALIDSLLTDENWNVVWMDNVANITFKEHQGSFLVGVVAAKHTKTNKVGFIGGVESGLIKKFEVGFIAGLKSVNPDIEVISQYAGDFNNAQKGTDIANTMYQQGADIIYHAAGGTGNGVFTEAKSRKKNGEDVWVIGVDRDQHEEGLPENVTLTSMIKRVDVAVYEVSKETMEGNFPGGQEVVFGLEEEGVGIAPTTENVSEEALALVKDYEQKILSGEIEVPLDDAQLETYLSGLGQ, from the coding sequence ATGAAGAAACGTAAATTTGGCTTTATGCTATCACTAGCGTTAGCGACTGGAACACTTCTTGCTGCTTGTGGTGGTGGCGGTGCAGATGAGCAAACAACTGACGAAAATGCACAAAATAACACTGACAACAACACACAAGTAGAAGAAACTGTTGACTTCAAAGTCGGAATGGTTACAGATGTTGGTGGTATTGATGACAAATCATTCAACCAATCAGCATGGGAAGGTTTAACTAAATTTGGTCAAGAGAATGGGTTAACTGAAGGTGAAGGATATAGATACCTTCAATCAACTTCTGATGTTGATTACGAGCCAAACTTAACAAAATTCGCTGACGCAGGTTATGGTTTGACTTACGGTGTTGGTTTCTTACTTGAGAATCCTGTACAAAATATTGCTGCTCAATTCCCAGAGTCTAACTTTGCGTTAATTGATAGCTTATTAACAGATGAAAATTGGAATGTAGTGTGGATGGACAATGTAGCAAACATTACATTTAAAGAGCACCAAGGATCGTTCTTAGTTGGTGTTGTAGCAGCTAAGCACACAAAAACTAACAAAGTTGGTTTCATTGGTGGGGTTGAATCAGGCTTAATTAAAAAGTTTGAGGTAGGCTTTATCGCTGGTCTAAAATCAGTAAATCCTGACATTGAAGTTATCAGTCAATATGCTGGTGACTTTAACAACGCACAAAAAGGTACAGATATAGCTAACACTATGTACCAACAAGGCGCAGACATCATTTATCATGCTGCTGGTGGTACAGGTAATGGTGTGTTCACAGAAGCTAAGAGCCGTAAGAAAAATGGTGAGGATGTTTGGGTTATCGGTGTTGACCGTGACCAACACGAAGAAGGTCTTCCTGAAAACGTAACACTTACTTCTATGATTAAGCGTGTAGACGTAGCAGTTTACGAAGTATCAAAGGAGACTATGGAAGGTAACTTCCCTGGTGGTCAAGAAGTTGTATTTGGTTTAGAAGAAGAAGGTGTTGGTATTGCTCCAACAACTGAAAACGTAAGTGAAGAAGCATTAGCATTAGTTAAAGACTATGAGCAAAAAATCTTAAGTGGTGAAATTGAAGTACCATTAGATGATGCTCAATTAGAAACATATCTTTCTGGTCTAGGCCAATAA